Proteins encoded within one genomic window of Flavobacterium oreochromis:
- a CDS encoding SUKH-3 domain-containing protein produces the protein MSFSKEQNKIMEILYEVGWNEERSIESQIKDTELYKLFPKKVIDFILNFGGLKVGGNNLFEEVSIVGVDYFNNSNVLEYIKENVFSPTEDIITSNENDEYYYSVLIGRQVYFVATLKENNTLMMDEDGRFYVHTFIPDFFWIANNPIDAFVQLLIPSNNSVILNERSLQWLPPIGKELPLYELPLNNRLTKNPWTE, from the coding sequence ATGAGTTTTTCAAAAGAACAAAATAAAATAATGGAAATTCTTTATGAAGTTGGTTGGAATGAAGAGCGAAGTATCGAATCCCAAATTAAAGATACAGAGTTGTATAAATTGTTTCCCAAAAAAGTAATTGATTTTATTTTAAATTTTGGAGGATTAAAAGTAGGTGGTAATAATCTTTTTGAAGAAGTTAGTATTGTTGGAGTGGATTATTTTAATAATTCAAATGTTTTAGAATATATAAAAGAAAATGTTTTTAGTCCAACAGAAGACATTATAACTAGTAATGAAAATGACGAGTATTATTATTCAGTATTAATAGGTAGGCAAGTTTATTTTGTAGCAACATTAAAAGAAAATAACACTTTAATGATGGATGAAGATGGTAGGTTTTATGTACATACTTTCATTCCTGATTTTTTTTGGATTGCTAATAATCCAATAGATGCATTTGTGCAACTTTTAATTCCTTCTAATAATTCTGTTATATTAAATGAAAGGAGTTTACAATGGTTACCACCTATAGGAAAAGAATTGCCACTATACGAACTCCCATTAAATAATAGGTTAACAAAAAATCCTTGGACTGAATAA
- a CDS encoding YwqJ-related putative deaminase, which yields MKKIYFYVIALWSIFFVTSGFAQCTFSELAKDFSRNTALKDFVKTDAKAFDAWYLLNKEKPSLRNSLPEVKIVAENFQEVKNAGGYQKWIDKLSTEEKNVPILFLDSQQKFEQTVDVSNLPKHLRSLAYQYYKKANNENKLHLWQRLEEIFKEYKINGNWPPYNGGYNIESGISLQKFQKYDRYANPIGSWDGINEPLLGGNFTSPIIDNKPFDFSSRALNIPESNYTFYYEIEILEDLGFDGELADVIPWFNQKGQGKQVKWNIPKDPTTGRPKTWNKLAEEGKVRITIKDIPNGNPDLIKKWKGYVIGKKVNNAGNEIKLLGSSKITNISGLTATENSIVYTEGNKIIEDVAGMFKNDRPGAGSVLVKDSKFTSAVSNKTGLPEGQLPEGLHPLVKEWFQNPNINAEELTKRLTHGKCAEPDAVSKWLYDYEQKTKIAIQNMTDARNALKGTKSIAFETTTKYVKSDGRKIISAEIGDVKIACTSCNPFLEYFGIEEIKVNINIKFE from the coding sequence ATGAAAAAAATATATTTTTATGTTATAGCTTTATGGAGCATATTCTTTGTAACATCAGGATTTGCTCAGTGTACATTTTCTGAATTAGCAAAAGACTTTTCTCGTAATACAGCTTTAAAAGATTTTGTAAAAACTGATGCTAAAGCATTTGATGCTTGGTATTTGTTAAATAAAGAAAAGCCTTCTTTAAGAAATAGTCTGCCTGAAGTTAAAATAGTAGCCGAAAATTTTCAAGAAGTAAAAAATGCTGGAGGGTATCAAAAATGGATAGACAAGCTTTCTACCGAAGAAAAGAATGTTCCTATCCTGTTTTTAGATAGTCAGCAAAAATTTGAACAAACAGTTGATGTTTCGAATCTTCCTAAACATTTAAGATCGTTAGCTTATCAATATTATAAGAAAGCCAATAACGAGAACAAATTGCATTTATGGCAGCGATTAGAGGAGATTTTTAAGGAGTATAAAATCAATGGAAATTGGCCTCCATACAACGGCGGATACAATATCGAAAGTGGTATATCTCTTCAAAAGTTTCAAAAATATGATCGTTATGCCAATCCAATAGGGAGTTGGGATGGAATAAATGAGCCGTTGTTAGGAGGTAATTTTACCAGTCCTATAATTGACAATAAACCTTTTGATTTCTCTTCAAGAGCACTAAACATTCCAGAATCAAATTACACTTTTTATTATGAAATTGAAATACTAGAAGACCTAGGTTTTGATGGAGAATTAGCTGATGTAATTCCTTGGTTTAATCAAAAAGGACAAGGCAAACAAGTGAAATGGAATATTCCTAAAGACCCAACCACTGGCCGACCTAAAACTTGGAACAAACTAGCCGAAGAAGGCAAGGTAAGAATTACAATTAAAGATATTCCTAACGGTAATCCTGATTTGATAAAAAAATGGAAGGGGTATGTGATTGGGAAGAAAGTGAATAATGCGGGGAATGAGATTAAATTGCTAGGAAGTTCCAAGATTACTAATATAAGCGGTTTAACAGCAACAGAAAATTCTATAGTCTACACTGAAGGTAATAAAATAATTGAAGATGTTGCCGGTATGTTTAAAAATGATAGACCTGGAGCGGGAAGTGTTTTAGTTAAAGATTCAAAGTTTACTTCGGCAGTAAGTAATAAAACAGGGTTGCCAGAAGGTCAATTGCCAGAAGGACTTCATCCTTTAGTAAAAGAATGGTTTCAGAATCCAAATATTAATGCAGAAGAACTTACAAAAAGATTGACACATGGTAAATGCGCAGAACCTGATGCTGTATCAAAATGGCTTTATGATTATGAGCAAAAAACTAAAATTGCAATTCAAAATATGACTGATGCTAGAAATGCGTTAAAGGGAACTAAATCAATAGCTTTTGAAACAACTACGAAATATGTTAAGAGTGACGGGCGTAAAATTATTTCTGCTGAAATAGGTGATGTAAAGATTGCATGTACGAGCTGTAATCCTTTTTTAGAATACTTTGGTATAGAAGAAATCAAAGTTAATATAAATATTAAATTTGAATAG
- a CDS encoding fibronectin type III domain-containing protein, which produces MKIRQSYLNLIALLVSVLSLAQVYPVQLNSSVVPPYPSTISAYGTATSPKYLLNLFTADLNVVNRQVKLKIYIEGNGIKAQSTPVVNGAMPLFLNGGETLNLTNLDLEPYFRLENLQGISPQSYSEVLPQGSYNFCAEVFDFITNQKISKKSCTFYYFIYNEPPFLNRPTNHEIVQFQNPQNIIFSWTPRHINATNIEYKFELVELLNTQTPSNQAFLIGQPLYSTQTTNTVLHYDPSLPQLIEGRKYAWRVQALSQPGFGDKAVFNNNGNSEIFDFLYPGDCEYPKFVLATSANATQAKITWQYDPKHLDYVVEYRKKGSPQWFQTAHYNQEATLYDLEPGATYDFRVGGICMAGVTMYSNPSSFKQPTTNTAAINCGIQPQINLTNQTNFTKELPNDQVIMAGDFAIKLTEVTGTGTYTGKGYTTVPYLSSVKIGVEFKDIVLNTDFKLIKGEIKALYDPQWKNILDVGTIYDQIENVFDGFSPDVEEHNFSVDFLIEDPKNITVTANAITITSPDGQIKTFEHDPGELVIIKDVKGNTYTIDPEKGQVTQLAEGAGFVPNASNTEGVASNGTVTSFSSTRARVYFMRSSQSKFADDTAPANAHDTIQKLYKKLNDGNTSYAFYHKGIVNDGKGSKSTDFIDALIEINDSKIKVSDIVFNSNGVQAKIVGTPQPEGNKTRVTLEVPVFDSSTVVELMAIIKSTEANGKNKLIGASKIIPIKQLPAVNLTLIPVNGAAIPEDIETQLNALYKDAAVSFKVTKAKEYTVTKNTLECGKDALLEKLSEDQDAFVKSYTKDNKPQKDEFYIFVTKGITPSRPIAGFMPRHSQFGFVFTDTAAQETKPNSNITSVMAHELGHGVFELEHPWEQYATGNKNSNTPWLMDYTAGTKLPYVHWQRISHPKFGVYVLDGSTKGENIAHSMLSDIFLNKDRATVTFLTPDAELVSFNKAEIVGYNLISGAVTGSQDYMNYDPDLPYGSLRKIELKKGDKNVVYNYSSNIGYVNLSNKNDIYEDTTDSSRIDGVLFLMSGEDNKWRLYKLPVDRAEGLKKISKNPNKLVLLEYLRLISPYTVGLSDKKVLLDDKIYKECLYCRSELTLKLLSGNISKIQQVYVDKIAEIANVYPQFFEEFRKDNIWENWYDSFLIKPDFSKGWRSYESSNYDSPGYIKYTELKQLLGNDKRKYFEQYLLNLKDYVLKRRNELGNCLKDILDNADSNKALTDAQLECLKYATEIEYQKIAVSKAKDLFKSLVRSTLNTNDKEKIAINLFKYVGFKPNEIIEFVENDKVYFGLYNYEVPIWVLLYDKINDSSMFFSGDNRKELMKILYKNFIKSQRYQDELAKIIEKYGAKTPEDLTKILNDSKNGIKNYTYDYQNIFKRGWADIKKIATSPTIGYCYNYANPETSFFSIGSKVVKTDDFYKIEVKQSIKDGLTTEIPLGNAEKLNPFEFVLFKNISEQHLLSDFKSSLDKNQNPLAIPVPAILMLYSSDVGSLQTQSDIIQTSLDVLSLAIPATQFTKLGRVLFYADKISSVSSMAGTAFREQNPALAEFFNKTSLITGGISATDLVINSKNLIKTPIEDIIKGEYLTDAGKVEKATEEYADFVLKNLNTEQLNLISKDTRAVIVGLLEKDLSVFAKMDNVALASKIEKAIDKINGGVFELSSEVLSKLKAKGISEDGIKMFIKDVTSNPEILKLIKTDADDVIDSWLLLTEKKLPICTK; this is translated from the coding sequence ATGAAAATTAGACAATCCTATTTAAATCTGATAGCACTCCTAGTAAGTGTATTGTCTTTAGCCCAAGTATATCCAGTGCAGCTTAATAGTAGCGTGGTACCACCTTATCCATCTACCATTTCCGCTTATGGAACAGCTACCAGTCCAAAATACTTATTAAATTTATTTACTGCTGATTTAAATGTGGTGAATCGACAAGTAAAACTAAAAATATATATAGAAGGTAATGGAATAAAAGCCCAATCCACTCCGGTGGTAAACGGTGCTATGCCTTTATTTTTAAATGGTGGCGAAACCCTAAACCTGACCAACCTTGATTTAGAACCCTACTTTCGTTTAGAAAACCTGCAAGGAATAAGCCCTCAGAGCTATAGTGAAGTTTTACCCCAAGGGAGCTATAACTTTTGTGCGGAAGTATTTGATTTTATAACCAATCAGAAAATTTCAAAAAAATCATGTACTTTCTACTATTTCATTTACAACGAACCCCCTTTTCTAAATCGTCCAACCAATCATGAAATTGTTCAATTTCAGAATCCTCAAAATATTATTTTTTCTTGGACACCGCGTCATATCAATGCGACCAATATAGAATATAAATTCGAATTAGTAGAGCTATTAAATACACAAACGCCCTCCAATCAAGCCTTTTTAATCGGACAGCCGTTATATTCCACCCAAACTACTAATACGGTTTTACATTATGATCCATCATTACCACAACTTATAGAAGGCAGAAAATACGCTTGGCGTGTACAAGCCCTTTCACAACCAGGCTTTGGAGACAAAGCCGTTTTTAATAATAACGGTAATAGCGAGATATTTGATTTTCTATATCCAGGGGATTGTGAGTACCCTAAATTCGTTTTAGCGACTTCTGCTAATGCCACCCAAGCCAAGATAACCTGGCAATACGACCCCAAACATTTAGATTACGTAGTTGAATACAGAAAAAAAGGAAGCCCCCAATGGTTTCAAACAGCACACTATAACCAAGAAGCCACCCTATACGATCTAGAACCAGGAGCTACCTATGATTTTAGAGTAGGCGGTATTTGTATGGCAGGAGTTACCATGTATAGTAACCCATCCAGCTTCAAGCAACCTACCACCAATACTGCTGCAATAAATTGTGGAATTCAACCCCAAATCAATCTAACCAATCAAACAAACTTTACCAAAGAACTGCCTAATGATCAAGTAATAATGGCAGGTGATTTTGCCATAAAACTAACCGAAGTAACCGGTACCGGTACCTACACAGGAAAAGGCTATACCACCGTTCCTTACCTTTCTTCAGTTAAAATAGGCGTTGAATTTAAAGATATCGTATTAAATACCGACTTTAAATTAATAAAAGGAGAAATCAAAGCACTTTACGATCCTCAATGGAAAAACATTCTGGATGTCGGAACAATTTATGATCAAATAGAAAATGTTTTTGATGGTTTCTCCCCTGATGTAGAAGAGCATAATTTTTCAGTTGATTTTCTAATCGAAGATCCTAAAAATATAACCGTAACAGCTAATGCTATTACCATAACTAGCCCTGATGGACAAATCAAAACCTTTGAGCATGACCCAGGAGAACTGGTAATAATAAAAGATGTTAAAGGAAACACCTATACAATAGACCCAGAAAAAGGACAAGTAACCCAACTAGCCGAAGGAGCAGGATTTGTGCCTAATGCTTCTAATACCGAAGGAGTAGCTTCTAACGGTACTGTCACTTCATTTTCATCTACGAGAGCACGGGTTTATTTTATGCGTTCCAGCCAAAGTAAATTTGCCGACGATACCGCACCCGCAAATGCCCATGATACCATACAAAAATTATACAAAAAACTAAATGATGGTAATACATCATACGCGTTTTATCACAAAGGAATCGTAAATGATGGTAAAGGAAGCAAGAGTACCGATTTTATCGATGCACTAATTGAAATTAACGACAGTAAGATAAAAGTAAGCGATATTGTTTTTAATAGCAACGGGGTACAAGCCAAAATAGTAGGAACGCCACAACCCGAAGGCAACAAAACCAGAGTCACCCTAGAAGTACCTGTTTTTGACTCTTCCACTGTTGTAGAACTCATGGCTATCATAAAAAGCACAGAAGCTAATGGTAAAAACAAACTCATAGGAGCAAGTAAGATTATCCCTATAAAACAGCTACCTGCCGTTAACCTAACCCTAATACCCGTAAACGGAGCGGCTATACCCGAAGACATAGAAACCCAATTAAACGCACTTTATAAGGATGCTGCGGTTTCTTTTAAAGTAACCAAAGCTAAGGAGTATACCGTAACTAAAAACACTCTTGAATGTGGTAAAGATGCCCTTTTAGAAAAGCTATCAGAAGATCAAGATGCATTTGTAAAAAGTTATACAAAAGATAATAAACCACAAAAAGACGAATTTTACATTTTTGTAACCAAGGGGATTACCCCAAGCCGACCTATAGCCGGTTTTATGCCACGTCATTCCCAGTTTGGATTCGTATTTACTGATACAGCTGCCCAAGAAACAAAACCGAATAGTAATATAACCTCCGTTATGGCACACGAACTGGGGCACGGCGTATTCGAGCTAGAACACCCATGGGAACAGTATGCTACAGGTAACAAAAATAGTAACACGCCTTGGTTAATGGATTATACCGCAGGTACTAAACTACCGTATGTACACTGGCAGCGCATTAGCCATCCTAAGTTTGGGGTGTATGTGTTGGATGGAAGTACGAAGGGGGAAAATATTGCACATAGTATGCTAAGTGATATTTTCTTGAATAAAGATCGGGCAACTGTAACCTTTTTAACACCAGATGCAGAATTAGTAAGTTTCAATAAAGCCGAAATAGTAGGGTATAATCTTATTAGTGGTGCTGTTACAGGTTCACAAGATTATATGAATTATGATCCAGATCTACCCTACGGGAGTTTAAGAAAAATTGAATTAAAGAAAGGGGATAAAAATGTAGTATATAATTATAGCTCAAACATTGGTTATGTAAATCTCTCTAATAAAAACGATATTTATGAAGATACAACTGACAGTAGTCGAATTGACGGTGTTTTGTTTTTGATGTCGGGTGAGGATAATAAATGGAGGTTATATAAACTCCCAGTAGACAGAGCTGAAGGATTAAAAAAAATCAGTAAAAATCCAAATAAGTTAGTCCTGTTAGAATATTTAAGACTAATATCTCCTTATACTGTAGGTTTGTCAGATAAAAAAGTTTTATTAGACGATAAAATTTACAAAGAATGTCTTTATTGTAGAAGTGAGTTAACATTAAAACTTTTGAGTGGGAATATTAGTAAAATTCAACAGGTTTATGTAGATAAAATAGCCGAAATTGCAAATGTTTATCCCCAATTCTTTGAAGAGTTTAGAAAGGATAATATTTGGGAAAATTGGTACGATAGTTTTTTAATCAAACCTGATTTTTCAAAAGGTTGGAGAAGTTACGAATCTAGTAATTATGATTCACCAGGATATATTAAATATACCGAATTAAAGCAATTATTAGGAAATGATAAAAGAAAATATTTTGAGCAATATTTATTAAATCTTAAAGATTATGTCCTAAAGAGGAGAAACGAATTGGGCAACTGCTTAAAGGATATCTTAGACAATGCAGATTCAAATAAAGCATTAACAGATGCGCAATTAGAATGCTTAAAATATGCTACTGAGATTGAATATCAGAAGATAGCTGTAAGTAAAGCTAAGGATTTGTTTAAATCATTAGTTAGATCTACTTTGAATACTAATGATAAAGAGAAAATTGCTATAAACTTATTCAAATATGTGGGATTTAAACCAAATGAAATCATAGAATTTGTTGAAAATGATAAAGTCTATTTTGGTTTGTATAATTACGAAGTACCAATTTGGGTTTTACTTTATGATAAAATTAATGATAGTAGTATGTTCTTTTCTGGAGATAATAGAAAGGAACTGATGAAAATATTATATAAAAATTTTATTAAATCTCAGAGGTACCAAGACGAATTAGCTAAAATTATCGAAAAATATGGTGCTAAAACGCCTGAGGATTTAACCAAAATTTTAAATGATTCTAAAAATGGTATTAAAAACTATACTTATGATTATCAAAATATTTTCAAACGAGGTTGGGCTGATATTAAAAAAATCGCCACAAGTCCAACGATAGGTTATTGTTATAATTATGCTAATCCTGAAACCTCATTTTTCAGTATAGGTTCAAAAGTTGTAAAAACAGATGATTTTTACAAGATTGAAGTTAAGCAGTCTATCAAGGATGGGCTTACAACCGAAATTCCACTTGGAAATGCAGAAAAATTAAATCCTTTTGAATTTGTTCTTTTCAAAAATATTTCAGAACAACATTTGTTGTCTGATTTTAAGAGTTCTTTAGATAAAAATCAAAATCCATTAGCAATACCAGTTCCTGCAATTTTGATGTTGTATAGTAGCGATGTAGGTAGCTTACAAACACAATCGGATATTATTCAAACAAGTTTGGACGTTTTATCGCTTGCTATTCCAGCTACCCAATTTACAAAACTTGGTAGAGTTTTATTTTATGCTGATAAAATTAGTTCAGTAAGTAGTATGGCTGGAACTGCATTTAGAGAGCAAAATCCTGCTTTAGCAGAGTTTTTTAATAAAACAAGTTTGATTACAGGAGGTATTTCAGCTACAGATTTAGTCATTAATTCAAAAAACCTTATTAAAACCCCAATTGAAGACATCATAAAAGGTGAATATCTTACCGATGCAGGGAAAGTTGAAAAGGCTACCGAAGAGTATGCTGATTTTGTGTTGAAAAATTTAAATACAGAGCAGCTTAATTTGATATCTAAAGATACCCGTGCCGTTATTGTAGGATTATTAGAAAAAGACCTCTCTGTTTTTGCTAAAATGGATAATGTAGCATTGGCAAGTAAAATTGAAAAGGCGATTGATAAGATTAATGGTGGAGTTTTTGAACTTTCATCAGAAGTTTTGTCAAAATTAAAGGCAAAAGGAATCTCTGAGGATGGAATTAAAATGTTTATAAAAGATGTTACCAGTAATCCAGAAATACTTAAATTAATTAAAACAGATGCAGATGATGTTATAGATTCTTGGTTACTGTTAACTGAAAAAAAATTACCAATTTGTACAAAATAG